The sequence GGTGCGACTCGCGGAGGCCACCGAAATACGTCAGTCCTTCTTCGTGCAGACGATCTTCGGCTGCGGGTTGTACTTCACCGTGCGCTCCTCCCTGCGCACTTCCTGACCCGTCTCGATGTCCTTGAGGATGCGGGTGTCGGTGATGGTGAAGCCCGGGGCGCCGTTGCTCGGCTGGCAGTTCTCCTTCGGGCCTTCCTGCTCGGAGGGCTGCACATGGTTGGTCTCGTCGCCGGTTTCCGACTTGACCTCGTAGCGCTTGGTTCCCCACAGCCGCACCGTGATGTCGGACGGGGTCCAGATCGTCTGGATGGCCACGCCGTGCTCGCTGTCGTTGGTGAACTTGAGGTCGATGACGCTGGAGCCGTCGGTGTCCTGGAACACGGTCGCCTCGCGCCCCTTGGGGTAGCGGCTGATGTAGTAGCTGTGCTCCTGGTGGCCCGCGTCCTTCATGCCCGCGAAGTAGTAGGCGTTGTACAGGGTGGTGGCGAACTGCGAGATACCGCCGCCCACCGCCTTGCCGGGCGCGCCGTTCTTGATGATGCCCGCCTCGACGTAGCCTTCGGCCTTGGTGCGCGGGCCGGTGTGCTCGTTGAGGCTGAAGGTCTCACCGGGCTGGACGATCGCTCCGTTGACCTCTTCGGCGACCACCCGGATGTTCACACCGGAGTCGGGCGCGAACCCGCCCGTCGTCCACTCGCCGATGACCTCCTTGATACCGAGGTTTTCGGCTTCCTCCGTGGTGATCTCGGCGGGCTTCTTCTCGTAGGTGGCGGTCAACTCCCGGCCCTCGGTCTTCTTCAGCACGTCGAGCAGCGGCCTGAGGGTCTCGTCCCACTTGATCTTGTTGCCGTCCTCGGACGGCTCCACGGTGGGCTTGTCGCCCTGGAAGACGATCGTGGCGTCCTTGCCCTCCTTCTCCGTGGAGGCCAGCTCGGCCTTGACTCCCTCGACGATCTTCTTCTGGTCGATCTTCGGGACGAGCGAGCCGTTCTTCGCCTCGAAGGAGAGGCCCTTCGCGATCTCCTCGGGTTCCAGCACGCCGTCGGCGCCCTCGCCGTGCACGATCACCGGACCGGACATGGCAGGCTGCGCGACCTCACGCATGGCCTTCTCGACCTGTTCCATCGGCACGGTCACCGGGGTGGACGTCACGGGGAGCGAGAGCCGCTCACCCGAGGCCCAGTGCGTGAGGATGGCCTCCCTCGCCTGGTCGAGCTGAAGCTGCTGCCCCTGCTTGGGTTCCACGGCCTTCGGCTGTGCGCCCTCGAAGACGACATCACCCTCGACGGGCTTCTGG comes from Saccharomonospora xinjiangensis XJ-54 and encodes:
- a CDS encoding VanW family protein, with product MQQNRQWPESHSEETDILPRVDARQAQPDPNATEQIQHVPYEGPTQQFSAMGQSGDLGGGAPPHGAPGGEGQQAAGPQRWRKPGIIAAAVFGFLVLLYGLDLLITSGDIPRGVTVAGVDVGGMSDSEAEDVLREEIEPRLTQPVAYSAGEVSGELNPKESGLTLDWDATLEQAGDQPLNPFTRIASFFTTTELGVVTQTEPNQFDNAMKALRKNIDQKPVEGDVVFEGAQPKAVEPKQGQQLQLDQAREAILTHWASGERLSLPVTSTPVTVPMEQVEKAMREVAQPAMSGPVIVHGEGADGVLEPEEIAKGLSFEAKNGSLVPKIDQKKIVEGVKAELASTEKEGKDATIVFQGDKPTVEPSEDGNKIKWDETLRPLLDVLKKTEGRELTATYEKKPAEITTEEAENLGIKEVIGEWTTGGFAPDSGVNIRVVAEEVNGAIVQPGETFSLNEHTGPRTKAEGYVEAGIIKNGAPGKAVGGGISQFATTLYNAYYFAGMKDAGHQEHSYYISRYPKGREATVFQDTDGSSVIDLKFTNDSEHGVAIQTIWTPSDITVRLWGTKRYEVKSETGDETNHVQPSEQEGPKENCQPSNGAPGFTITDTRILKDIETGQEVRREERTVKYNPQPKIVCTKKD